AATTGACCTGCTTAACGGCAACACAAGTATAAGCGGGACACTTTCTTTGAGTGCAGCAGCTCAAAAAGCAGTTGAGTTTTTGCAACAAGACAAGGTTTTAGTAAAATCAATTCAACGGAATTTTTGCCACGCAAAAACTTATATCTACAACGACAAAGATTCAAGAAAGAACTTTCACATCATTGGCAGTTCAAACCTAACAGACGCAGGTCTTGGAATTAAAGAGAGCAGCAACATTGAATTAAACACAGCATCGACAGGCGACAACAACGACTATAAAGAATTAAAAAAATGGTTCAAACACCAATGGGAAAATGTTGCACTTGAAAAAATCGATTTACCTGACAAAACTAAAGTTGAAGTAAAGCAACACATCATTGAATTGATTAAAAACCTTTTCAAAGAATACACACCTCACGACCTTTACTACAAAGTTCTTTACGAACTTTTCAAGGATGATTTAATGGAACTTTCTGGTGATGCAGAGTTCAAACGTGAAATTGCACACTTAGAAGAAACCATCATTTACAAAACGCTTTTCTCCTACCAACAAAAAGGAGCAATTAGTTTGATTAAAATGCTTCAAAAATTCAATGGAGCAATTTTAGCTGATGCAGTTGGTTTAGGTAAAACTTGGACTGCATTGGCGGTAATGAAATATTTTGAAATTAAGGGCTACACCGTTGTTTTATTTTGTCCTAAAAAACTTCGTAACAACTGGGAGCAATATCAATCACACAGAGGTTCAAGATTTGAGAAAGACGAAATTGAATACTATGTAAGAAACCACACAGACTTTCAAGACGAAAGACTAACCAATAACTATCCAGACTTTCCACTTTCCAAATTGCAACGAAAACAAAAACTGCTTTTGGTAATTGATGAAAGTCACAATTTAAGAAACGATAAATCTTCCCGATATAAATTCTTTGTTGACAATGTTTTGTTGCCCGAAAAAACAAATCGTGATGTAAAGGTTTTACACCTTTCCGCAACACCAATCAACAACAAACTGATGGACATTCGTAATCAGTTTAAATTAATGACCAAAGGGCAAGACAACGGTTTTAAAAATACCGATTTAGAAATTGACAGCCTTGAAAACATTTTCAGAACAGCACAAAAAGACTTTAGCGAATGGTCTGACCTTGACGATAGAAAAATTGCAGACTTCATTGCTAAACTTCCACAAAAATTTGAGAAGCTCACTGATGCTTTAATTGTGGCAAGGACAAGAAAACTAATTGAAGGTGAATTCGGAGAAATGAATTTCCCGAAAAAAGACGACCCAATTAATGAATACATCACACCCGAAAACTTAGGCGACCTCAAATCATTTGATGATATTCTAAATGCTTTACGAGTAAACCTAACGGCTTATCGCCCTTCGGAATACATCAAAGATTTGAAAGTGGAAAGTGTTTTGGAAAACCCAAAACAACGTGAAAAATTCTTGGTAAAAATGATGTATATCCTTTTGATGAAACGCTTGGAATCGAGTTGGTTTTCATTCAAAAGCACCGTTGAAAATATTTTGAATCATCACATTAACGCATTAGACAAAGTAAATCTGTTTATCAAAAATCAAACAGACAGTTCATTAGAAGATGATTTTACAGAAGAAGAACAAGAAGAAATTGACGAGACAGCAGCAGAGATTGAAGCCGAAAACGACCAACCAATTACACTTGGAAAGAAAAATCCAATTCCGCTTTCTTCTATCACTAACATTGACCTTTTCAAAAAACATTTGGAAGCTGATGTAACCAAATTAACCAATCTCAAAAACAGCCTTGTAAAGTATGAAGCAGAGTTTGTTGCTGGAAAAGCCGATGATGATAAACTCAATAAACTGATTGAGCATATCACAACCAAACAAAAAAAATCGGACAATAAAAAAGTTTTGGTTTTCACTGTGTTCAAAGACACAGCAAAATTCCTTTACGATGAATTGAAGAAGAAAGGATTTAAAAATGTGGCTTTTGTTTCAGGTTCTATCAGCGAAACTTTTGACGGATATTCAGGCGACAAGTTTGAACCTATTTTGGAACGCTTTGCTCCTTTCACTAAACTATACAATGAAAAAGACTGGTCGGAACTTTATGAAAAAGCAAACCTTTCAGAAGATTACAAAGAAGCCGACAAATGGAAAGTGCCTTATGAAAAGTGGCTTGAACTAATTACCAAACACGATAAAGCAACACTAAAGAAAATTGATAACCCAATTGATGTATTGATTGCTACCGACTGTTTAAGTGAAGGACAAAACTTACAAGATTGCGACACGGTTGTAAACTATGATATTCACTGGAATCCAGTACGACTTATTCAGCGAATGGGACGTATTGACCGTATTGGCTCACCAAATAAAACTATAAAAGGAATCAATTTTTGGCCAGGCAAAAACTATGAAGATTACTTACGACTAAAATCGAGAGTAGAAAACCGAATGGCTTTGATGAGTGTAGTGGGAACCGAGCTGGACGACAAAATGACACCTGAGTTTCAACGAATGGTTGAAGAAAATCCATTGTTGCCAAAGCAAGCCCAAAAAATGCTGGAACAGTTACAAGTTACTTGGGATGATGTGGAAGTAAGTGACGAAACACTTGGATTGAATGACCTTTCATTGGAGCAGTTCAGACAAGAATTATTTGAGTTCTTCAAAAAGAACGAAGAGTTTTTCAAGAAAATACCAAACGGAGTTTTCACAGGTTTTAAATTCAGACCTAACACAAAATGGAAAACAATGCCTGACAGCATTGTGGCGGTTTTGGGTTATCCGAAAAGACCTGATGAAAAAATAGACCACGTTTACGATGAAATTCATCTATTACATCAAAGTATTGATGATGGTAAAAGCGGAAAGTTGGTATTAAATAACAATCAGGAAATTTTAACCTTGCTTCGGAATCACAAATTGGAAGCCCGTTATGTTCCCAATAATATTGACAAAGGAGACCAAGCTGTTTTAGATAAACTGGCTGCTGCTGTTGGCACTTGGGTAAAATCACAAACAACACCAGTTGCGGTAAACCAAATTCAGGATTTGTTTACTGGCGATGTAACACCCAAGAAAATATCACCCGAACAAAAGAAACTGGAAGATAAATTCAAGAGTGAGAATTTCGATTTAATCAATTGGTTTGTAATTTCTAATAAGTAAACAATGAAACTAAACATATTCAATACAGCCAATCTTTTTGAAGCAGCCGCCAATCTGTTTCAACAGTTGGGTATAAAACTAAACTCCAATACAGCCGAGCCATTGCCTGTAAAGGATTTGCTAAAGCAGCATTACAAAGACAACGATACTTTTAAAACTATTGGCAAAACTTATTTCATTGGAATAATTGACAACACCGTTTTTCAAGCCACCGGAATGTTTGATGTAAACTATTCCTACAAAGAAGCATTACAACAAGGCGACAAAAACTATGACGGCTTAATGCTTTTTGCTTTAGAACTTAGCAAACAACCAACCCGAACCGAAATATCAGACCTTACAAGAACCTTCAACCGTATCAGTCAGAAAATGCCTGTGGCTTTGGTTTTGAAATACAAAACAGGAAACGAAGCGTGTTTTTCAATAGCCATTAGCGAACGCTTTAAATACAAACAAAACTGGCGACAAGGAGAAAAGGCAGGCAAAGTAATTATCCTTCGTGATATACATACTGAAACTACCCACGCAGGACATGAACGCATTTTATTAGACTTGGTGAAACCTGTTGGCGTTACCAATTACGACCAATTGCACCAACATTGGTTGCAGGTTTTAGATGTAAATATCCTTAACAAAAAGTTCTTTCAGGATTTGGCAAACTGGTATTTCTGGGCAATGGAAAACGTTACGTTTCCTGACGATTTGGAAAAAAAGAAAGATGTTCGCAATGCCACCAACCTCATTCGTTTAATTACTCGGGTAGTATTTATTTGGTTCATCAAAGAAAAATCGCTGGTGCCAAATGCTTTGTTCAATAAAGCACACTTAGATAAAATTCTGAAAGACTTCAACAAGAACAAAAAATCGCAAAACTATTACCACGCCATTTTACAAAACCTGTTTTTTGGAACACTGAATCAAAAAATGGATGAAAGAAAATTTGCAAAAGATGGTGGGAATATCAAAACAAATGGTGAAGAATACGGAGTAAAAAACCTGTTCCGTTATGCTGACCTTTTCAATATATCCGAAAAGGATGCAATGCAATTGTTTAAAGATGTTCCTTTCTTAAACGGTGGTTTGTTTGACTGTTTGGAC
This window of the Saprospiraceae bacterium genome carries:
- a CDS encoding DEAD/DEAH box helicase family protein, translating into MLLDNKTKTEDSDHYKVFDFIKNYTESGGLDLVTGFFSVNALALMKDDINQAEKFRLILGNLMQDEAQLNKVIDLLNGNTSISGTLSLSAAAQKAVEFLQQDKVLVKSIQRNFCHAKTYIYNDKDSRKNFHIIGSSNLTDAGLGIKESSNIELNTASTGDNNDYKELKKWFKHQWENVALEKIDLPDKTKVEVKQHIIELIKNLFKEYTPHDLYYKVLYELFKDDLMELSGDAEFKREIAHLEETIIYKTLFSYQQKGAISLIKMLQKFNGAILADAVGLGKTWTALAVMKYFEIKGYTVVLFCPKKLRNNWEQYQSHRGSRFEKDEIEYYVRNHTDFQDERLTNNYPDFPLSKLQRKQKLLLVIDESHNLRNDKSSRYKFFVDNVLLPEKTNRDVKVLHLSATPINNKLMDIRNQFKLMTKGQDNGFKNTDLEIDSLENIFRTAQKDFSEWSDLDDRKIADFIAKLPQKFEKLTDALIVARTRKLIEGEFGEMNFPKKDDPINEYITPENLGDLKSFDDILNALRVNLTAYRPSEYIKDLKVESVLENPKQREKFLVKMMYILLMKRLESSWFSFKSTVENILNHHINALDKVNLFIKNQTDSSLEDDFTEEEQEEIDETAAEIEAENDQPITLGKKNPIPLSSITNIDLFKKHLEADVTKLTNLKNSLVKYEAEFVAGKADDDKLNKLIEHITTKQKKSDNKKVLVFTVFKDTAKFLYDELKKKGFKNVAFVSGSISETFDGYSGDKFEPILERFAPFTKLYNEKDWSELYEKANLSEDYKEADKWKVPYEKWLELITKHDKATLKKIDNPIDVLIATDCLSEGQNLQDCDTVVNYDIHWNPVRLIQRMGRIDRIGSPNKTIKGINFWPGKNYEDYLRLKSRVENRMALMSVVGTELDDKMTPEFQRMVEENPLLPKQAQKMLEQLQVTWDDVEVSDETLGLNDLSLEQFRQELFEFFKKNEEFFKKIPNGVFTGFKFRPNTKWKTMPDSIVAVLGYPKRPDEKIDHVYDEIHLLHQSIDDGKSGKLVLNNNQEILTLLRNHKLEARYVPNNIDKGDQAVLDKLAAAVGTWVKSQTTPVAVNQIQDLFTGDVTPKKISPEQKKLEDKFKSENFDLINWFVISNK